The following proteins are co-located in the Desulfatitalea tepidiphila genome:
- a CDS encoding response regulator yields the protein MSSKQLVLVVDDDPDLVESVSMKLESRGYRVAKAYDGVEAWDKIKAERPALVILDVMMPRKNGYVLCNEIKNDPDYKDIVVVLLTAVADAVPNTSYTHMDGKNTLADDFIPKPIDLDKLMEIVADNL from the coding sequence ATGAGTAGCAAACAATTGGTACTGGTCGTCGACGATGACCCGGATCTGGTGGAATCGGTCAGCATGAAACTGGAAAGCCGAGGCTACCGTGTGGCCAAAGCCTATGATGGCGTGGAAGCCTGGGACAAGATCAAAGCTGAGCGGCCGGCCCTGGTGATTCTGGACGTCATGATGCCCCGTAAGAACGGGTACGTGCTGTGCAACGAAATCAAAAACGATCCCGACTATAAGGACATCGTGGTGGTTCTGCTGACGGCCGTGGCCGATGCGGTGCCCAACACCAGCTACACCCACATGGACGGGAAGAACACTTTGGCCGATGATTTTATTCCCAAGCCGATCGATCTGGATAAATTGATGGAGATCGTCGCGGATAATCTCTAA
- a CDS encoding methylenetetrahydrofolate reductase C-terminal domain-containing protein, translating to MITAERKPLAEIIDSIDDCRRILLVGCNECVTVCSAGGRKEVAMLASALQMDFMKRGKTLDVREMTLERQCDPEYVEQLAPYIGQVDAVVSMACGCGVQEVAKRFRDKRVFPAVNTKFMGASEGPGIWAERCHGCGNCLLGLTGGICPIARCSKRLLNGPCGGSSHGKCEVSDEIDCVWQLIWDRLKELGQEDRYEEIIEAKDWSTERAGGPRKIVREDLAQ from the coding sequence ATGATTACAGCGGAACGAAAACCCTTGGCGGAAATCATCGACAGCATCGACGACTGCCGACGAATTCTTCTGGTTGGGTGCAACGAGTGTGTGACGGTCTGTTCGGCCGGCGGTCGCAAAGAGGTGGCCATGTTGGCCTCGGCGCTGCAGATGGATTTCATGAAACGCGGCAAGACCCTGGATGTTCGTGAAATGACCCTGGAGCGTCAGTGCGATCCCGAGTACGTAGAGCAGTTGGCGCCGTATATCGGCCAGGTCGATGCGGTGGTTTCCATGGCCTGCGGTTGCGGCGTGCAGGAAGTGGCCAAGCGCTTTCGCGACAAGCGCGTCTTTCCGGCGGTCAACACCAAATTCATGGGCGCCTCGGAAGGCCCGGGAATCTGGGCGGAACGGTGTCATGGCTGCGGCAACTGCCTGCTGGGCCTGACCGGCGGCATCTGCCCTATTGCGCGCTGTTCCAAACGCCTGCTCAATGGCCCCTGCGGCGGTTCCAGTCATGGCAAGTGCGAAGTCAGTGACGAGATCGATTGCGTATGGCAGCTGATCTGGGATCGGCTCAAGGAACTGGGCCAGGAGGATCGATACGAAGAAATTATAGAGGCAAAGGACTGGAGTACGGAACGGGCCGGCGGGCCTCGCAAGATCGTAAGAGAGGATTTGGCACAATGA
- a CDS encoding hydrogenase iron-sulfur subunit, giving the protein METFEPVIVAFCCHYCAYTAADMAGTMRLNYPTNVKIVRVPCSGKVDTIHMMKALEKGADGVLVAGCLDGDCHFKNGNTKATKRVAFVQKLLEEIGIEPQRLAMVTMSAGMGPRFAKIATEFTEEIRKLGPNPVGAAKQAQAAADKVA; this is encoded by the coding sequence ATGGAAACATTTGAACCTGTCATTGTGGCCTTCTGCTGCCACTATTGCGCATACACCGCCGCAGACATGGCCGGGACCATGCGCTTGAATTACCCGACCAACGTGAAAATCGTGCGGGTGCCCTGCAGCGGTAAGGTGGACACCATTCACATGATGAAAGCGCTGGAAAAGGGGGCCGACGGTGTTCTGGTCGCCGGCTGCCTGGACGGCGACTGCCATTTTAAAAATGGCAACACCAAGGCGACCAAGCGCGTCGCTTTCGTTCAAAAGCTGCTCGAAGAGATCGGCATCGAACCCCAGCGCCTGGCCATGGTGACCATGTCGGCCGGCATGGGGCCCCGTTTTGCCAAGATTGCCACTGAATTCACCGAAGAAATTCGAAAATTGGGACCCAACCCGGTCGGTGCCGCAAAGCAGGCACAAGCCGCCGCGGACAAGGTCGCATAG
- a CDS encoding sigma-54 interaction domain-containing protein, with translation MSEHEIDRYWKTVVNTIRDGLMIVDERGIIVSVNTALERITGYSRDELIGRNCTRLECDVCEQIRHNDGNQWCSLFSGKTVNARQCVIKRKDGRPVHALKNACLLHDDGGAVIGAVETITDISELIEKENKIAAYERQLRSDDGLCGILGASPPMQQVFELISNAAHSDAPVIILGESGTGKELAARAIHQLGARCDRPFVKVNCAAFTESLLESELFGHVKGAYTGAYRNRAGRFELADGGNIFLDEIGDLPLAIQVKLLRVLEEKIIERVGDNTPIPVDVRIISATNRNLQELIAQGRFREDLFFRINVIPIHLPPLRERTEDIPLLAEAFFHKVGLKNRKPISGISNDAMACLMAYPWPGNVRELKSAFEYAFVTCQETMISPNHLPPNIFHHAPKSAAAGRKGFDREALKRLELIEALEEAEGNQSRAAELLGVTRVTVWNRMRRYGVQYKKTIAADAGEPRPRAAGER, from the coding sequence ATGAGCGAACACGAAATCGACCGCTATTGGAAAACCGTCGTCAATACCATCCGCGATGGATTGATGATCGTTGACGAACGCGGCATCATCGTTTCGGTCAACACCGCCCTGGAGCGCATCACCGGCTACAGTAGAGACGAGCTGATCGGCCGGAACTGCACCCGCCTGGAATGCGATGTGTGCGAACAGATCCGCCACAATGACGGCAATCAATGGTGTTCGCTGTTCAGCGGAAAAACCGTCAATGCTCGCCAGTGTGTGATCAAGCGCAAAGACGGCCGGCCCGTGCATGCGCTGAAAAACGCCTGCCTTCTCCACGACGACGGCGGTGCCGTGATCGGAGCGGTGGAAACCATCACCGACATCAGCGAACTGATCGAAAAGGAGAACAAGATCGCCGCGTACGAGCGCCAGCTGCGTTCCGACGACGGCCTTTGCGGCATTCTCGGCGCCAGCCCGCCCATGCAGCAAGTCTTCGAACTGATCTCAAACGCCGCCCATTCGGACGCACCGGTGATCATATTGGGCGAGAGCGGCACCGGCAAGGAGCTGGCCGCCCGCGCCATCCATCAGCTCGGCGCACGTTGCGACCGACCGTTCGTCAAGGTCAACTGTGCCGCCTTTACCGAATCGCTGCTGGAAAGCGAGCTTTTCGGTCACGTCAAGGGCGCCTACACCGGCGCCTACCGCAATCGCGCGGGTCGTTTCGAACTCGCCGACGGGGGCAACATCTTCCTCGACGAGATCGGCGACCTGCCCCTGGCCATCCAGGTCAAACTGCTTCGGGTGCTGGAAGAGAAAATCATCGAGCGGGTCGGCGACAACACCCCGATTCCGGTGGATGTGCGCATCATTTCGGCCACCAACCGCAACCTGCAAGAGCTGATCGCCCAGGGAAGATTTCGGGAAGACCTCTTTTTCCGGATCAATGTGATCCCCATTCATCTGCCGCCGCTGCGCGAACGCACCGAAGACATTCCTTTGCTGGCCGAAGCCTTCTTTCACAAAGTCGGCCTGAAAAACCGCAAACCGATCAGCGGCATCAGCAATGACGCCATGGCCTGCCTGATGGCCTATCCCTGGCCCGGTAATGTCCGGGAGTTGAAAAGCGCCTTCGAATACGCCTTCGTCACGTGCCAGGAGACGATGATCAGCCCGAACCATCTACCGCCCAATATCTTCCATCATGCCCCCAAATCCGCCGCCGCCGGACGCAAGGGCTTCGACCGGGAGGCGCTCAAGCGCCTCGAACTCATCGAAGCCCTGGAAGAGGCCGAGGGCAACCAGTCCCGTGCCGCCGAGCTGCTGGGTGTCACCCGGGTCACCGTCTGGAACCGCATGCGGCGCTACGGGGTGCAATATAAAAAGACCATCGCCGCCGACGCCGGGGAGCCAAGACCCAGGGCGGCCGGGGAGCGATGA
- a CDS encoding glycerate kinase type-2 family protein, which produces MSATSDPILARMRADAEAIFRSGLSAADPAAAIRRLCRRTGRELCIGKRRFDLSAIDRIWVVGAGKATAFMARAIEEIVGDRIEDGIISVKYGHTAPLARIRTVEAGHPLPDANGVAASRAILDLARQAGPRDLVIVLLSGGGSALMPLPADGLHLAEKQTTTDLLLSCGATIHEMNAIRKHLSGIKGGQLAQAAAPAPCVTLILSDVVGDDPDVIASGPTVPDRSTFGDCLDIIGRYGIESQLPAVVRQRIRDGVAGRVAETPKTDTHDWRHTAHLMVGSNRQALEAAARAAEQRGYHTMVLSSCIEGDTRTVARLHAAMAREILASGNPLPPPACILSGGETTLVLKGDGRGGRNQEFALNTALSIADHPSVLILAAGTDGTDGPTDAAGAFVDHTTAARAAGAGLDIRRHLSHNDAYPFFEALGDLLITGPTGTNVMDLNIVLVMTTEKQPIFEDGAEGNHHPHAIRTDSTRTPG; this is translated from the coding sequence ATGAGCGCGACGTCCGACCCCATCCTGGCCCGCATGCGCGCCGATGCCGAAGCGATATTCCGAAGCGGCCTGAGCGCCGCCGACCCGGCGGCCGCCATCCGGCGTCTCTGCCGTCGAACGGGACGGGAACTGTGCATCGGCAAACGCCGGTTCGACCTCTCGGCCATCGACCGGATATGGGTCGTCGGTGCCGGTAAAGCCACGGCCTTCATGGCCCGGGCTATTGAAGAGATCGTCGGCGACCGCATCGAAGACGGCATCATCAGTGTTAAATATGGGCACACCGCACCATTGGCCCGCATCCGCACCGTCGAAGCGGGTCACCCCCTGCCCGACGCCAACGGCGTCGCGGCCTCCCGCGCCATCCTCGACCTGGCGCGCCAAGCCGGACCGAGGGACCTGGTCATCGTGCTGCTCTCCGGCGGTGGATCGGCCCTGATGCCGCTGCCGGCCGACGGCCTCCATCTGGCGGAAAAACAAACGACCACCGATCTGCTGCTCTCCTGCGGCGCGACGATTCACGAAATGAACGCCATCCGCAAGCATCTTTCCGGCATCAAGGGCGGCCAGCTGGCCCAGGCCGCGGCGCCGGCGCCGTGCGTGACGCTCATTTTATCCGATGTGGTCGGCGACGACCCGGATGTCATCGCCTCGGGCCCCACCGTGCCGGACCGCAGCACCTTCGGCGACTGTCTGGACATCATTGGCCGTTACGGCATCGAATCGCAACTGCCGGCCGTCGTTCGACAACGCATCAGAGACGGTGTCGCCGGAAGAGTGGCCGAGACACCAAAGACCGACACCCACGACTGGCGGCATACCGCGCATCTCATGGTGGGCAGCAACCGCCAGGCCCTTGAGGCCGCGGCACGGGCCGCCGAGCAGCGGGGCTACCATACGATGGTGCTCTCGTCCTGCATCGAAGGCGACACCCGCACCGTGGCGCGCCTTCACGCCGCTATGGCCCGGGAAATTCTAGCCTCGGGCAACCCCTTGCCACCGCCGGCCTGCATTCTGTCTGGGGGCGAAACCACCCTGGTCCTCAAAGGCGACGGACGCGGCGGCCGCAACCAGGAGTTCGCCCTGAATACGGCCCTTTCCATCGCCGATCATCCGTCGGTCCTCATCCTCGCGGCTGGCACCGACGGCACCGACGGCCCCACCGATGCCGCCGGCGCCTTCGTCGACCACACCACCGCGGCCCGCGCCGCCGGTGCAGGGCTGGACATCCGCCGCCATCTGTCTCATAATGATGCCTACCCGTTCTTCGAAGCGCTGGGGGACCTGCTGATCACCGGCCCCACGGGTACTAATGTCATGGATTTGAATATCGTTCTGGTGATGACAACAGAAAAACAGCCCATCTTTGAAGATGGCGCGGAAGGGAACCACCACCCGCATGCAATTCGAACCGATTCGACTCGAACGCCAGGATGA
- a CDS encoding methylenetetrahydrofolate reductase, with amino-acid sequence MMTESVLEKVMKAGHIAVTGECGPPRGAMPEKVKEKAELLRGYVDAVNITDNQTAMVRMSSFAASMILKQIDMNPVLQMVCRDRNRLAMQADIIGAYSHGINTMLCLSGDHMKFGDHPMASGVFDLDSIQMIQMVRKMRDEGKFFGGAEIKGAPKMFIGAAANPFADPFELRVARLAKKVRAGADFIQTQCIFNVDKFEQWMKGVRERGLHKETYIMAGITPMKSVGAARYMRNKVPGMDVPSELVDRMAKTPKEKQAQEGIDICVETIKRVLDIEGVAGVHIMAIEWESAVPEIVERSGLYPRPQV; translated from the coding sequence ATGATGACAGAAAGTGTATTAGAAAAGGTAATGAAAGCCGGCCATATTGCTGTTACGGGCGAATGCGGCCCCCCGCGGGGCGCAATGCCGGAAAAGGTCAAGGAGAAGGCCGAATTGCTTCGCGGTTACGTGGATGCCGTCAACATTACGGACAACCAGACCGCAATGGTGCGCATGTCGAGTTTCGCTGCCAGCATGATCCTGAAGCAAATCGATATGAACCCCGTTTTGCAGATGGTGTGCCGGGACCGCAACCGGTTGGCCATGCAGGCCGATATCATCGGTGCTTACAGCCACGGCATCAACACCATGTTGTGTCTGTCCGGCGACCACATGAAGTTCGGCGATCATCCCATGGCATCGGGTGTGTTTGATCTGGATTCCATCCAGATGATTCAGATGGTGCGCAAGATGCGCGATGAGGGCAAATTTTTCGGAGGGGCCGAGATCAAGGGCGCGCCCAAGATGTTTATCGGTGCTGCGGCCAACCCGTTTGCCGATCCATTCGAGCTGCGCGTGGCCCGACTGGCCAAGAAAGTGCGGGCCGGTGCCGATTTTATTCAGACCCAGTGCATTTTCAATGTTGACAAGTTCGAGCAATGGATGAAAGGTGTGCGCGAGCGGGGTCTGCACAAAGAGACCTATATCATGGCTGGTATCACCCCGATGAAATCCGTTGGCGCGGCCAGGTATATGAGAAACAAGGTACCCGGGATGGATGTCCCCTCTGAACTGGTCGATCGCATGGCCAAGACGCCCAAAGAGAAGCAGGCCCAGGAAGGCATCGACATCTGCGTCGAGACCATTAAGCGGGTCCTGGACATCGAAGGGGTGGCCGGAGTTCACATTATGGCCATCGAATGGGAATCTGCGGTGCCCGAAATCGTCGAACGCTCTGGACTCTATCCGAGGCCGCAGGTATAG
- a CDS encoding FAD-dependent oxidoreductase has translation MTDHTAEHNKPILVIGGGVGGIKVAMDLSEAQKDVLLIDKAPAIGGLMTQLDRTFPTNNCDLCTISPRLSSGAREKHIGLMPLTQVTSLEGEAGDFTVKLVSAPRYIDLEKCTACGECHKKYPECVRFVPGLDHRAPTCMRYPQATPQAFSIDMAACLDVDGLIKCCPANAIIPDDKEKTETRKVSAIVLATGADLFDPGKLDHFGHGRYPNVVTGLEYERIMSASGPTLGELVRPSDRQQPKRVAWIQCAGSRGINREDVSYCSSVCCMYALKEAIVTKERFQNDIETTIFYMDMRTFGKDYEGYYERAKDQYGIRLVRCRPHSIIPEKDSDDLRISYATDHESGMITENFDMVVLSTGFRPSAQTTQLAETLGIELNPHRFAKTGSFQPVSTNRPGVYVCGVFESPKDIPETMVQASAAACMAAKHLPIKTNEMPAAEDIYPPERDVTGEAPRIGVFVCDCGENIGGAIDVASVVEEAGKYPHVVYAEMAGHGCGSEALARMQSVIKEKGLNRVVVGACSPRTHEALFQETIRKAGLNRYLVEIANIRDQNAWVHSNARELATAKAKQLIRMAAFSVAKSGPLRDHQLPMNKNVLVVGGGVAGMNAALELANQGFKVVLAERNGRLGGLASVVRRTLEGDDVRAYLNQLVDQVNHHEGIEVITNAIVVDHAGMPGKFTTGFQIGPRMYYRQIEHGATIMATGAMANRPGQYLLDQHKAVMTQLDLDDFIEETPAPIADWESVVMIQCVGSRTPENPNCSRICCQTAIKNALRLLDLNPQLQIFVLYRDMRTYGFSEDAYIEARRRGVIFVRYQHDAPPEVEAAGDKVAVRFIDSVLQRPVEVTCNRLVLSTGLVADEESTEDLAAIFHLNRTEDGYFLEDHVKLKPVDMSVPGFFVAGCAHSPRSIRESIAQAQATAARVQAMLAQDTINLGAVVARVDPEKCATCLACVRACPYHVPFINEDRYSEIDPAKCHGCGICAAECPAKAIQLACFEDEPIMAKLEGLLERIA, from the coding sequence ATGACAGACCACACTGCAGAGCACAACAAACCGATTCTCGTCATAGGCGGCGGCGTCGGCGGCATCAAGGTGGCTATGGACCTGTCGGAAGCACAGAAAGATGTGTTGCTCATCGACAAGGCTCCTGCCATCGGCGGCTTGATGACCCAGCTGGACCGCACCTTTCCAACCAACAATTGCGATTTGTGTACCATCTCGCCGAGGCTCTCTTCCGGCGCCCGGGAAAAGCACATCGGCTTGATGCCGCTGACCCAGGTGACCAGCCTGGAGGGCGAGGCCGGCGACTTCACGGTCAAGCTGGTCAGCGCACCGCGCTACATCGACCTGGAAAAATGCACGGCATGCGGGGAGTGCCACAAAAAATATCCCGAGTGCGTGCGTTTCGTTCCGGGCCTGGATCATCGTGCGCCGACCTGTATGCGCTATCCGCAGGCCACGCCCCAGGCGTTTTCCATTGACATGGCGGCGTGCCTGGATGTGGACGGCCTGATCAAGTGCTGCCCGGCCAACGCCATCATTCCCGACGACAAGGAGAAAACGGAAACCCGTAAGGTCAGCGCCATCGTGCTGGCCACCGGTGCCGATCTGTTCGATCCGGGCAAGCTGGACCATTTCGGCCACGGCCGCTACCCCAATGTGGTGACCGGCCTGGAGTACGAACGCATCATGTCGGCCTCCGGTCCCACCCTGGGCGAACTGGTGCGTCCGTCGGACCGTCAACAGCCCAAACGGGTGGCCTGGATTCAGTGCGCCGGATCGCGCGGTATCAATCGCGAGGATGTCTCCTACTGCTCGAGCGTCTGCTGCATGTACGCGCTCAAGGAGGCCATTGTCACCAAAGAGCGTTTTCAGAACGATATCGAGACCACGATTTTCTACATGGATATGCGCACCTTCGGCAAGGATTACGAGGGCTACTACGAACGGGCCAAGGATCAGTACGGCATCCGCCTGGTGCGCTGTCGTCCGCACAGTATCATTCCCGAAAAGGACAGCGACGACCTGCGGATCTCCTATGCCACCGATCACGAGTCGGGCATGATCACGGAAAATTTCGATATGGTCGTTCTTTCCACCGGCTTCCGGCCATCGGCCCAGACGACGCAACTGGCCGAAACCCTGGGCATCGAACTCAATCCGCACCGGTTTGCCAAGACCGGGAGTTTTCAGCCGGTCAGCACCAATCGGCCGGGCGTCTACGTCTGCGGGGTGTTTGAAAGCCCCAAGGATATTCCCGAAACCATGGTCCAGGCCAGTGCGGCCGCGTGCATGGCGGCCAAACATCTGCCCATCAAGACCAACGAGATGCCTGCGGCCGAAGATATCTATCCGCCCGAACGGGATGTGACCGGCGAAGCGCCGCGCATCGGCGTTTTCGTCTGTGACTGCGGCGAGAATATCGGCGGGGCCATCGATGTGGCCTCAGTGGTCGAAGAAGCGGGGAAGTATCCCCATGTGGTGTACGCCGAGATGGCCGGGCACGGTTGCGGCAGCGAGGCGCTGGCCCGCATGCAGAGCGTCATCAAAGAAAAAGGCCTCAATCGGGTGGTGGTCGGTGCCTGTTCGCCGCGCACCCACGAGGCGCTTTTCCAGGAGACGATCCGAAAGGCCGGATTGAACCGATACCTCGTGGAGATCGCCAACATCCGCGATCAAAACGCCTGGGTGCACAGCAATGCCAGGGAGCTGGCCACGGCCAAGGCCAAACAGTTGATTCGCATGGCCGCTTTCAGTGTGGCCAAGTCCGGACCGCTGAGAGATCATCAGCTGCCCATGAACAAGAATGTGCTGGTGGTCGGCGGCGGCGTGGCCGGTATGAATGCGGCCCTGGAACTCGCCAACCAGGGCTTCAAGGTGGTGTTGGCCGAGCGCAACGGCCGCCTCGGCGGTCTGGCTTCGGTCGTTCGGCGAACCCTCGAAGGGGACGATGTCAGGGCTTATCTCAACCAGCTGGTGGACCAGGTGAACCATCATGAAGGCATCGAGGTGATCACCAACGCCATCGTGGTCGACCATGCCGGCATGCCCGGCAAGTTTACCACCGGTTTCCAGATCGGCCCCCGGATGTACTACCGCCAGATCGAACACGGTGCCACCATCATGGCCACCGGCGCCATGGCCAACCGGCCCGGTCAATACCTCCTCGACCAGCACAAGGCGGTGATGACCCAGCTCGACCTGGACGACTTCATCGAGGAGACCCCGGCGCCTATCGCCGATTGGGAAAGCGTGGTGATGATCCAGTGCGTGGGGTCCCGCACACCGGAGAATCCCAACTGTTCGCGCATCTGCTGCCAGACGGCCATCAAGAACGCCTTGCGGCTGCTGGATCTCAATCCCCAGCTGCAGATCTTCGTGCTCTACCGCGACATGCGGACCTACGGATTCAGCGAAGACGCGTATATCGAAGCCCGGCGGCGGGGTGTCATTTTTGTCCGTTATCAACATGACGCACCACCCGAGGTCGAGGCGGCCGGTGACAAGGTGGCGGTGCGGTTTATCGACTCGGTGCTCCAGCGGCCGGTGGAGGTGACCTGCAATCGCCTGGTGCTGAGCACCGGCCTGGTGGCCGATGAAGAAAGCACCGAAGACCTGGCGGCCATCTTTCACCTCAACAGGACGGAAGACGGCTATTTCCTCGAAGATCATGTCAAGCTCAAACCGGTGGATATGTCGGTGCCGGGATTCTTCGTGGCCGGCTGTGCCCATTCACCGCGCAGCATTCGCGAGAGCATTGCCCAGGCCCAGGCCACGGCCGCCCGCGTGCAGGCCATGCTGGCCCAGGATACGATCAACCTGGGTGCCGTGGTGGCCCGCGTCGATCCGGAAAAATGTGCTACCTGCCTGGCCTGCGTGCGCGCCTGCCCCTACCATGTCCCGTTTATCAACGAAGACCGTTATTCGGAAATCGATCCGGCCAAGTGTCACGGGTGCGGTATCTGCGCGGCCGAATGCCCGGCCAAGGCGATTCAGCTGGCGTGTTTCGAAGACGAACCGATTATGGCCAAACTCGAAGGATTGCTCGAAAGGATAGCCTGA
- a CDS encoding sulfurtransferase TusA family protein, which translates to MLENHVDYSLDFRGAIAPLAMLKLSRVFREMRPNQTLEVLGLDADTRSDLFRLLPKVSYDLIAMDESEAALIRVCLRKR; encoded by the coding sequence TTGCTTGAAAATCATGTAGATTACAGCCTCGATTTTCGAGGCGCCATCGCCCCCCTGGCCATGCTCAAATTGAGTCGTGTCTTCAGGGAAATGCGCCCGAATCAGACGCTTGAAGTGCTAGGGCTGGACGCGGATACGCGCTCCGATCTGTTCCGATTGCTTCCGAAGGTTTCCTACGACCTTATCGCCATGGACGAGAGCGAAGCGGCGCTGATTCGCGTTTGTTTGCGTAAGCGGTGA
- a CDS encoding DUF2156 domain-containing protein — MQFEPIRLERQDDYLKHLSRCGQIASDYSFINLWGWGEEYGLQWAWQDDLVWIRQQDPQPALWAPVGDWQQTDWPAALAAAKADADRIIRIPDGLIDILRRNDALSITAEETREHWDYLYSIEELIELKGNRFHKKKNLLNQFLKSYEYTYLPFGPDMIDHAMAMQEDWCAWRDCEDVETLASENQAIARVLDTAQHLQAITGGALIVKGIIAAYTIAEIMPDNSLVIHFEKGCPDYKGSYQAINQIFLTKLPKGPTIVNREQDIGDEGLRKAKLSYNPVDFVKKYQIRL; from the coding sequence ATGCAATTCGAACCGATTCGACTCGAACGCCAGGATGACTATCTCAAGCACCTCTCCCGGTGCGGCCAGATCGCATCCGATTACAGCTTTATCAATCTATGGGGATGGGGCGAGGAATACGGCCTCCAATGGGCCTGGCAGGACGACCTGGTATGGATACGGCAACAAGATCCCCAACCCGCCCTGTGGGCGCCGGTAGGCGACTGGCAACAAACCGACTGGCCGGCGGCCCTGGCCGCGGCCAAAGCCGACGCCGATCGGATCATCCGAATTCCCGACGGGTTGATAGATATCCTCCGACGCAACGATGCACTCTCCATTACGGCCGAAGAGACCCGCGAACACTGGGACTATCTATACAGCATCGAAGAGCTGATCGAACTGAAGGGCAACCGCTTTCACAAGAAGAAAAACCTGCTCAACCAGTTCCTCAAAAGCTATGAATACACCTACCTGCCGTTTGGACCGGACATGATCGACCATGCCATGGCCATGCAGGAAGATTGGTGTGCCTGGCGCGATTGCGAAGACGTCGAAACCCTGGCTTCGGAGAACCAAGCCATCGCGCGCGTGCTCGACACCGCGCAGCACTTGCAGGCGATTACCGGCGGCGCCCTGATCGTAAAGGGCATCATCGCCGCGTACACCATCGCGGAGATCATGCCCGACAACAGCCTGGTGATTCATTTCGAAAAGGGATGCCCCGACTACAAAGGCAGCTACCAGGCCATCAATCAAATCTTTCTGACCAAACTTCCCAAAGGCCCCACCATCGTCAACCGGGAACAGGACATCGGAGACGAGGGGTTGCGCAAAGCCAAACTCTCCTACAACCCGGTGGATTTCGTCAAGAAGTACCAGATCCGATTGTAA
- a CDS encoding methylenetetrahydrofolate reductase: MSFQKRLASGEFVVLAEMNTPKGVDISQLITNARKVKGRVDAVSVPDMDNGVMRMSALAGGVLMQQQGIEAIIHTYGRDRNRMALQGDLLAAHVLGIQNLIVAHSEAMGNGDHRDAKTVDDLDEIGLLKAIQGLQQGKDLAGFDLEGAPSFTTGCTIASFGDAVALNAVLADAKAKVEAGAQFIVTPPVFDVARCEALLDKLKGLGVPVIATIFLLKSVGIARYIALNEPNAGVTEALIGRIRKASDREQECLRIAGETIVALKGKVAGVKIETLGWEHRLGAILDYAQI, translated from the coding sequence ATGAGTTTTCAAAAACGATTAGCATCTGGCGAATTTGTGGTTTTGGCTGAGATGAATACGCCCAAAGGGGTGGATATATCTCAGCTCATCACCAACGCTCGTAAAGTCAAGGGGCGGGTGGATGCGGTGAGCGTTCCGGACATGGATAACGGCGTCATGCGGATGAGCGCCCTGGCAGGGGGTGTTCTGATGCAGCAGCAGGGGATCGAGGCCATTATCCATACCTATGGCCGGGATCGTAATCGTATGGCCCTTCAAGGCGACCTGCTGGCCGCCCATGTCCTGGGGATCCAGAACCTGATCGTGGCCCACAGCGAGGCCATGGGAAACGGCGACCACCGGGATGCCAAAACAGTGGACGATCTCGACGAGATCGGTCTTCTGAAGGCGATCCAGGGCCTGCAACAGGGCAAGGACCTGGCCGGGTTCGATCTGGAAGGTGCACCGAGTTTCACCACGGGTTGCACCATTGCCTCGTTCGGCGACGCTGTGGCCCTGAATGCGGTACTGGCCGATGCCAAGGCCAAGGTCGAGGCCGGCGCCCAATTCATCGTAACCCCGCCGGTGTTCGACGTGGCGCGTTGCGAGGCGCTCCTGGACAAGCTCAAGGGGTTGGGGGTACCGGTCATTGCGACCATCTTCCTGCTCAAATCGGTCGGTATCGCCCGATATATCGCCCTGAACGAGCCCAACGCGGGTGTTACCGAAGCCCTTATCGGCCGTATCCGCAAGGCATCGGACCGCGAGCAGGAGTGCCTGCGGATTGCCGGTGAAACCATCGTCGCGCTCAAGGGCAAGGTGGCCGGTGTGAAGATCGAGACCCTTGGATGGGAGCACCGCCTGGGGGCCATTCTCGATTACGCCCAGATATAG